The DNA sequence TTCGGTTGTCATGCGCATTGTTAAGAGCCGAGGCTCAACTCACAAGAGGGCCATGCCAGTTCACGCTCTTCGAGAGAAAGGCCGTAATCAGACTTGCGGCACGACCGCAGCAGAAATCCGATCGGGTTACCCTGCTGTCCGACAGGGCCGGAGCCCCAGGGCCCGGGCCGCCGCCCCCGGACACGCACGAGGAGCGCCCGTGGCCGAACAGGTTCCCGCCGGCCGGCCCACCCTGGAGGCGGTGGCGGCGCGCGCCGGGGTGTCCAGGGCCACCGCGTCCCGGGTCGTCAACGGCGGCGACGGCGTCCGCACGCACCTGGTGGACAAGGTCCGCGCGGCCATCCTGGACCTCGGATACGTGCCCAACCACGCGGCCCGCACGCTGGTCACCCGGCGCACCGGAGCGGTCGCCGTGATCATCGCCGAGCCGGAGATCCGGATCTTCTCCGACCCCTTCTTCTCCCGGCAGATCCGCGGCATCAGCAAGGAACTGACGGCGCACGACACGCAGTTGGTGCTGCTCCTGGTCGAGCACCGCGGGGACTACGGCCGGATCGAGCGGTATCTGGCGGGCGGCCACGTCGACGGCGCGCTCGCGTTCTCGCTGCACACCGACGACCCGCTGCCCGCGATCACGCGCCGCATCGCCATGCCCACCGTCTACGGCGGGCGTCCCGGCTGGACCGGGCAGGCGGAGGGGGCCGCACCGTACGGTCCGCTGTCGTACGTCGACGCCGACAACCGCGGGGGCGCGCGCGAGGCCGTACGGCACCTGCTGTCCCGGGGGCGGCGGCAGATCGCGCACATCGCCGGGCCGCTGGACCAGACCTCGGCGACCGACCGGCTCGACGGGTACCGGGACGTACTGCTCGACGCGGATCCGGCGCTGGTCGCCGAGGGGGACTTCACCGCGGCCGGCGGAGCCCGGGCGATGGCCGAACTGCTGGAGCGCTGCCCGGATCTCGACGCGGTGTTCGCCGCGAACGACCTGATGGCGACGGGCGCGCTGGGCGTGCTGCGCGAGCGGGGCCGGTCCGTGCCGGGGGACGTGGCACTGGTCGGCTTCGACGATGCCGAGCTGGTGGCGGAGAGCGCCGATCCGCCGCTGACGACCGTACGCCAGGACATCGAGGGCATGGGGCGCCTGATGGTCCGGCTGCTGCTGCGGTCCCTGGATCCGGCGCACGGATCGCACCGGGTGCCGGCATCCGTGATCACCCCGACCTCACTGGTGGTGCGCGGATCGGCCTGAGGCGCCTCTTTCGGATCCGGCATGGTGGCGGGCCCCGCACCCGAGTGGGTGCGGGGCCCGAGGCCTGCCGGTCGTGCGGGTGTCTCCGTGCGGCTAGCCCGTACGGGAGGTGCCCGGACGCTCCCAGCGGTAGAACTCCTGGGCCATGGCGTCCTTCGGGCTGCGCCAGGTCTCCGGGTTGTGCGGGCTGACGTAGGCGGTGAGCCGGTCGCTGAGGTCCCGGAACTCCGGGTGGCCGGTCACTTCGGCGATGGCGGGGCCGGGGGGCCGGTCCGACTCGATGAAGTGCATGTACACGTCGCCGAACTGGAAGAGGCTGCGGCGGGTGACCCCGACGAGGTGCGGCAGCTCGCCCGCGTCCGAGGCGGCGAAGAGCCGAGCGATGTCGGGGGCTGACTGCGGCGCCATGCGGGCCACGATGAGAGCGCGGTGCATCCGGTGTGCTGCCTTTCGTCTCAGACGCCGCTGGCCGCGGGCGTGCGGCTCTCGCGTTCGCGCTGTTCGATCTTCTCCCTGATCAGTTCCAGCTGGATCTTGGAGTTCTGGTTGATGCGCGCGGTCATCCCGGCGTCGTCGACGGGTGCCTGCGGCTTCATCGCGAAGTCCTGGGTCCACACCATCCGGGTGCCGCCGGGGACCTCGAAGTACTGCCAGTGGATGTCCATGTGCTCGAACGGACCGGTCTCGACCCGGCGGGCGCGCACGGTGCGGCTGACGGGGTCGGGAGTGCGTTCGGAGACCCAGCTCCACACGGTGCCGTTCTCGTCCGGGTGCATCGTCAGGCGGAAGCGGGTGGTGGGCCCGTCCTCCTCCAGGATCTCCAGCGAGGCGTACTCGCTGAACAGCCCGGGCCAGCTGGGGAGATGGTTGGTCATCTCCCAGACGGTGTCCATGGGCGCCTTGACGACGATCTCGTTCTCGGTGTGTCCTGCCATCTCAAGCTCCGGTCATGAGGCTGGTGTTGACGAGTTCGAGGAACTCTTTGGGGGTCTTGCAGCGGTCCGCGTCGGTGGGCAGGGCCCGGCCGCGCTGGTTCTCCAGCAGCCCGACGATGCCGAGCAGGCCCAGCGAGTCGAGGCCGTAGTCGTCGAACAGGGAGTCCGGGCGGTTCTTCATGTCGGCCGGGTCCACGGTGATGCCGGCCCCGGACTTCATCAGGGCGGCCAGCTCCTCGACGGTCAGTCGTTCGGACATGAGCGGCTCCTTCTGTCTCTAGGAGGGGATTTTGATGACGAGCGCGGCGTTGGAGCCCATGAGGCCCCGGCTCAGCACGAGCGCGGTGCGCAGCTGTGCCGGGCGGGCACTGCCGGTCACCACGTCGAGGTCGTGGCACACGTCGAACACGTTCGGCGTGGGCGGGACGATGCCGTGCTCCAGGGCGAGGACCGCGGCGGCGGTGTCGAGGGCCGGGGCCGCGCAATAGGCTCGGCCCGTCCCGGCCTTGGGCGCCGTGACCGGCACCTTGCGCCCGTGTGCTCCGAGGGCGGAGTGGATCGCGGCCGCCTCGGCCCGGTCGGCTTCCGGGGTGCCGAGCGCGTCGGCGAAGACCACGTCGACCTCCTCGGGGGCGCAGCCCGCGTCCCGCAGGGCGCCCTTGATGGCGTGGGCCAGGCCCTCGGCGGACGCGTCGGCCCCTTCGGGGTGGTGCGGGCCGGTGAAGGTCGCCGCGTGCCCGGCCAGGAGGGCCCGGACGGAGGCGCCCCGGCGCAGGGCCGCCTGCTCCTCCTCCACCAGGAACATCGCGCCGCCCTCGGCGGGTACGAAGCCGCAGGCCTTCTCGGTGAAGGGCCGGTAGGCCCGCTCCGGGTCCTCCTGGGTGCTCAGTGCCTCGTAGCCGAGCTGGCAGACGATGGAGTACGGGGCCAGGGGCGCCTCGGTGGCTCCGACCAGCATGGCCTTGCTGCCCTGGTTGATGGCCCGGGCGGCGTGCGCGAAGGCGTCGAGTCCGCCCGCCTCGTCGGCGGCGACGACCCCGCAGGGGCCCTTGAGGCCCCGGCGGATGGAGATCTGCCCGGTGCTGGCCGCGTAGAACCAGGCGATCGACTGGTACGGGCCGACGTAGCGCGGGCCCTGGCCCCAGAGGTGTTGCAGCTCGCGCTGGCCGAACTCGCCGCCGCCCGACCCGGCGGCGGTGACCACGCCGACCGAGAAGGGGTCGTCCTCGTAGTCGGCCCGGCCGAGCCGGCCGTCCTCCAGGGCGAGGTCGGCCGCGGCGAGGGCGTGGTGGGTGTAGCGGTCGGTCTGGACGAGATAGCGTTCCTCGACCACCGAGGCCGCGTCGAAGCCCCGCACCTCGCCCGCCACCCGCAGCGGGAGGTGTTCGCAGCCCTCCCGGGTGACGCGGCCCAGGACGCAGGCTCCCGACTGGGTCGCCTTCCAGAAGGCCTCGGCGCCGATGCCGTTGGGCGCGACCACTCCGATGCCGGTGATGACCGTACGGACGCTCACGAGACCACCTCCTCCTTGCGCTCGTCGGGGCGGGTCATGACGACCGCGGACTGGAAGCCGCCGAAGCCGCTGCCGACGGAGAGCACGTTGCGCAGCTTGCGCTCGCGGGCGACGCGCGGGACGTAGTCCAGGTCGCATTCGGGGTCGGGGGTCTCGTAGTTGGCCGTGGGCGGGACGACCTGGTGGGTCATCGCCAGGACGCAGGCGGCCAGTTCGATCGCCCCGATGGCGCCGAGCGAGTGCCCCACCATGGACTTGATGGAGGTCATCGGCGTCTTGTAGGCGTGGTCTCCCAGGACCTTCTTGACCGCCGCCGTCTCGTGGCGGTCGTTCTGCTTGGTTCCGGAGCCGTGCGCGTTGACGTAGTCGATCTCGCGGGCGTCGGTCCGGGCCTGGGCGAGGGCGGTTTCGATGGCGCGGGCCATCTCGAGGCCCTCGGTGGTCAGCCCCGTCATGTGGTGGGCGTTGCCGAAGGTGGCGTAGCCGCCGATCTCGCAGTAGACGGTCGCGCCGCGGGCGCGGGCGTGTTCCAGCTCTTCCAGGACGAGGACGGCGCCGCCTTCGCCGAGGACGAATCCGTCACGGTCGGCGTCGAAGGGCCGGGAGGCGTGGGCGGGGTCGTCGTTGTTGGGCGAGGTGGCCTTGATGGCGTCGAAGCAGGCCACGGTGATCGGCGAGACGGGTGAGTCGGAGGCGCCCGCGATGCAGACGTCCATCTTGCCCTCGGCGATGGAGTGGAAGGCGTAGCCGATGGCGTCGAGCCCGGAGGTGCAGCCGGTGGAGACGGTCTGGACCGGTCCGCGTGCTCCCGTCTTCTCCGCGACGGCGGAGGCCAGGGTGGCCGGGGTGAAGGCGCGGTGCAGGTGGGCCCCGGCGAGCCGGTGGTCCACGTCCCACCAGTCGCCCTTCTGGCTGACGGCCACGTAGTCGTGCTCCAGGCGGGTGGTGCCGCCCACGGCGGTGCCGAGGGAGACTCCGGTGCGCCAGGCTTCGTCCGTGGTGAGGTCGAGTCCGGCGTCGCGCACGGCTTCGGCGGCGGCGACCAGCGCGAACTGGATGTACCGGTCCGCGCGGGCCGCCTCCTCGGTGCCGAGGCCGTGTGCGGCGGGGTCGAAGTCGACCTCCGCGGCTATCCGGGAGCGGAAGCCGGTCGGGTCGAAGAGGGTGATGCCGCGGGTCGCCGTACGCCCGTTGGAGAGGAGCTCCCAGAAGGCGGAGGCGCCGATCCCGCCGGGGGCGACGACGCCGACCCCGGTGACGGCCACGCGTCGGCGGGTCACGAGACCGCTCCCGCGCGGTCCGGGGGCCGCTCCCAGGCGGATCCCTCCGGGTGGACGGCCTCCTCCGTGTCCACGTGCCCGAGCTTCGGGTCCGGGGCGAGCGGTCCGAGGTGGAAGACCATGCGGGCCTCGGTGCCGCCGACGTTGCGGAAGCGGTGGCGCACGTTCATCGGGACGAGGAGTCCCTGGTCGGTGAGGAGCGGGTGGGCCTCGCCGTCGAGGTCGACCTCCAGCTCGCCGGCGACCACGTACACGAACTCCTCGGAGTACGGGTGGTAGTGCTCGGCGATGTGCTCGCCCGGCGCCATGACGGCCAGGCCCATGAAGCCGCTGGTGCAGCCCACCGAGGTCGGTGTGAGGACGGCCCTCAGGTCGCCGCCGCGCCGCGTGTTGGGCTGCGTCTCGCTGAGGTCCACGATGTGCGGTGGGCGTTGTCTGGTCATGGCGGGGGTTCCTCCTGGCGGTGGGGAGCCTGGACGGGGCTGGTGGGTGGGGGGTCCGGGGATGAGGGATCCGGGGGGCCGGCCGGGCCGGCGGGGCGATGCCGCCGCGGGTCAGCCTTGGGCGGGGGCCCTGCGGTCGGTGATCAGGCTCATGGTGTGGCGGACCGCGGACTCGGCGGCCCCCTCGGACCCGCTGACGGGTCCGGCCATCAGGCGGGCGAGTACGGCCGCCTTGCGCGGGCCCCGGACGCCGAAGGCGGTTTCCAGCCCGGCGCCGTGCGGGCTGCGCACGTCGATGAGGCGTACGACGATGTCGTCGCGCTGGAAGATGCTGCTGCTCACGGTCGGGGCGTCGGGCCGGTGGGCCGCCTCCTCGTCCTGCCGGGCGAGGAACCGGGCCAGCGCCGGTCCGCAGCCGGGCTTGGCCGGGTAGAACAGCGCGTGGCGTCGTACGTCGGAGCGGTCGGCGCCACCGGCCTCGCGCGCGGCGACGTGGTGGACGGCGGGGAGTGCGGCCTTCATGAAGAACATCCGGGCGGACTCGGGGTTGCCGAGGTCGCGGTCCTGCTCGAGGTAGGGGTTGATGGCCTCTTCGACGGCCCGTACCTCGGGCTGCTCGGAGACGTGCCGCAGGGCTGCCATCAGGTCCCCGCGGACCTCCACCGTACGCACGACCCGGTTGCCGTGCATGAACAGGGTGGTGCGGCAGAGCCGGGTGTGGCCGTCGACGTCGGCCGCCGGGGAGGCGTAGCTCGAGAGGAGAGCCGCGACCTCCTTCTCACTGCCGGGCTTGACCGTGAAGGTCAGGGCGTGACGGACGATGTCGGCGCCGAGCCTGGGCGCTTCCTGCAGCCGGGCGCCCTTGGGCCGCTGCGCGTCCTGGTAGCCGCGGCCGGTTTCGCGCAGGACGGTGTACTTGAGCGGGCGCATGGCGCGGGCGCAGGCGCCGAGGGGGCGCACCTGCTCGGCGTGGTGCTCGCTGTTGACCCAGGCGAGGTACTGCGGTGCGCTCTCCCACTCGCTGGTGATGAGCCACTGCGAGGGGTTCTCGAAGGACTGGCAGAGCTGGTCGCTGATGTGGCCCGGTTCCGACGCGATGTCGTGGCGCAGTTGCTCGTACGCCTCGAAGAACCGCTGCTGGGCTCCTTCGTGGAGGTCCATCAGCAGGACGACCCGGAGCATGGAGCCGTCGAAGGCGGACTGTGACACCCGTTCGGACAGGGTGGTCGTCATCTGCTCACTCCTTCGTGAGGGCCCTGGGGGAGGGCGGGGATGTTCATCGCGTACGGACCCTCGTCCGTCCTCGGCGGTGACGCCCCGGGCCGGCGGCCGTCGCGGGACGGCAGGCCGGCGTGTCTTCGGGGGAACCGCTGTCGCTCATCGTCATCCGGGTGGGGACGTACCGCTACATCTCCGGATCAAGCGGGTGACAACCGGCGTATCTCCTGGGCTTGGCCGGCGATCGGGGGCATAAGAGAGTGCACTCCCCCCACACAGAATTCAGGAGCTCGCAGCTGATGGAAGACACGGCAGATGTTCGCGTACCGGTTCTCGTCGTGGGCGGCTCCCTCGTGGGTCTGTCCACCTCGCTGTTCCTGAGCCGTCACGGCATCAGGCACCTGGTAGTGGAGAAGCACGCCGGCACCTCGGACCACCCGCGCGGGCGCGGTATCAACGCCCGGACCATGGAGCTGTTCCGGGTGGCCGGGGCGGAGGGCGCCATCCGGCAGGCGGCGTCCGCGCTGGAGAACAACATGGGGATCCTGCAGACGCAGTCCCTGCTCGGCGGCGACCACAAGTGGCTGGTCAAGGCCATCGACCCGGCCGGGGCGCTGAGCAAGTTCAGCCCGAGCGCCTGGTGCGTGTGCAGCCAGAACAACATCGAGCCGATCCTCGCCGCGCAGAGTCGCGCCCAGGGCGCCGACGTGCGGTTCTCGACCGAGCTGATGAGCTTCGACCAGGACGAGACCGGGGTGAACGCGCTGGTCAAGGACCGGGAGACCGGTGAGCACATCACCGTGCGCGCCGACTTCCTGATCGCGGCGGACGGCCCGCGCAGCCCCGTGCGCGAGCAGTTGCGCATCCCGCAGACGGGCAGCGGCGAGCTGTTCCACAACGTCAGCGTCACCTTCCGCTCGCGGCAGCTCGTCGAGGTGCTGGGCGACCTGCGGTTCA is a window from the Streptomyces sp. NBC_01244 genome containing:
- a CDS encoding LacI family DNA-binding transcriptional regulator, with the translated sequence MAEQVPAGRPTLEAVAARAGVSRATASRVVNGGDGVRTHLVDKVRAAILDLGYVPNHAARTLVTRRTGAVAVIIAEPEIRIFSDPFFSRQIRGISKELTAHDTQLVLLLVEHRGDYGRIERYLAGGHVDGALAFSLHTDDPLPAITRRIAMPTVYGGRPGWTGQAEGAAPYGPLSYVDADNRGGAREAVRHLLSRGRRQIAHIAGPLDQTSATDRLDGYRDVLLDADPALVAEGDFTAAGGARAMAELLERCPDLDAVFAANDLMATGALGVLRERGRSVPGDVALVGFDDAELVAESADPPLTTVRQDIEGMGRLMVRLLLRSLDPAHGSHRVPASVITPTSLVVRGSA
- a CDS encoding TcmI family type II polyketide cyclase, which codes for MHRALIVARMAPQSAPDIARLFAASDAGELPHLVGVTRRSLFQFGDVYMHFIESDRPPGPAIAEVTGHPEFRDLSDRLTAYVSPHNPETWRSPKDAMAQEFYRWERPGTSRTG
- a CDS encoding SRPBCC family protein → MAGHTENEIVVKAPMDTVWEMTNHLPSWPGLFSEYASLEILEEDGPTTRFRLTMHPDENGTVWSWVSERTPDPVSRTVRARRVETGPFEHMDIHWQYFEVPGGTRMVWTQDFAMKPQAPVDDAGMTARINQNSKIQLELIREKIEQRERESRTPAASGV
- a CDS encoding phosphopantetheine-binding protein, with the translated sequence MSERLTVEELAALMKSGAGITVDPADMKNRPDSLFDDYGLDSLGLLGIVGLLENQRGRALPTDADRCKTPKEFLELVNTSLMTGA
- a CDS encoding beta-ketoacyl synthase N-terminal-like domain-containing protein, coding for MSVRTVITGIGVVAPNGIGAEAFWKATQSGACVLGRVTREGCEHLPLRVAGEVRGFDAASVVEERYLVQTDRYTHHALAAADLALEDGRLGRADYEDDPFSVGVVTAAGSGGGEFGQRELQHLWGQGPRYVGPYQSIAWFYAASTGQISIRRGLKGPCGVVAADEAGGLDAFAHAARAINQGSKAMLVGATEAPLAPYSIVCQLGYEALSTQEDPERAYRPFTEKACGFVPAEGGAMFLVEEEQAALRRGASVRALLAGHAATFTGPHHPEGADASAEGLAHAIKGALRDAGCAPEEVDVVFADALGTPEADRAEAAAIHSALGAHGRKVPVTAPKAGTGRAYCAAPALDTAAAVLALEHGIVPPTPNVFDVCHDLDVVTGSARPAQLRTALVLSRGLMGSNAALVIKIPS
- a CDS encoding beta-ketoacyl-[acyl-carrier-protein] synthase family protein, whose translation is MTRRRVAVTGVGVVAPGGIGASAFWELLSNGRTATRGITLFDPTGFRSRIAAEVDFDPAAHGLGTEEAARADRYIQFALVAAAEAVRDAGLDLTTDEAWRTGVSLGTAVGGTTRLEHDYVAVSQKGDWWDVDHRLAGAHLHRAFTPATLASAVAEKTGARGPVQTVSTGCTSGLDAIGYAFHSIAEGKMDVCIAGASDSPVSPITVACFDAIKATSPNNDDPAHASRPFDADRDGFVLGEGGAVLVLEELEHARARGATVYCEIGGYATFGNAHHMTGLTTEGLEMARAIETALAQARTDAREIDYVNAHGSGTKQNDRHETAAVKKVLGDHAYKTPMTSIKSMVGHSLGAIGAIELAACVLAMTHQVVPPTANYETPDPECDLDYVPRVARERKLRNVLSVGSGFGGFQSAVVMTRPDERKEEVVS
- a CDS encoding cupin domain-containing protein — its product is MTRQRPPHIVDLSETQPNTRRGGDLRAVLTPTSVGCTSGFMGLAVMAPGEHIAEHYHPYSEEFVYVVAGELEVDLDGEAHPLLTDQGLLVPMNVRHRFRNVGGTEARMVFHLGPLAPDPKLGHVDTEEAVHPEGSAWERPPDRAGAVS
- a CDS encoding SchA/CurD-like domain-containing protein, translating into MTTTLSERVSQSAFDGSMLRVVLLMDLHEGAQQRFFEAYEQLRHDIASEPGHISDQLCQSFENPSQWLITSEWESAPQYLAWVNSEHHAEQVRPLGACARAMRPLKYTVLRETGRGYQDAQRPKGARLQEAPRLGADIVRHALTFTVKPGSEKEVAALLSSYASPAADVDGHTRLCRTTLFMHGNRVVRTVEVRGDLMAALRHVSEQPEVRAVEEAINPYLEQDRDLGNPESARMFFMKAALPAVHHVAAREAGGADRSDVRRHALFYPAKPGCGPALARFLARQDEEAAHRPDAPTVSSSIFQRDDIVVRLIDVRSPHGAGLETAFGVRGPRKAAVLARLMAGPVSGSEGAAESAVRHTMSLITDRRAPAQG